In one window of Carassius auratus strain Wakin chromosome 28, ASM336829v1, whole genome shotgun sequence DNA:
- the LOC113046906 gene encoding ADP-ribosylation factor-like protein 5B: MGLLFAKLMTVFGDREHKVIIVGLDNAGKTTILYQFLTKEAVQTSPTIGSNVEEIAVKKTRFLVWDIGGQESLRATWNSYYCNTEIVILVVDSTDRERLTVTKEELHRMLAHEDLQNASVLVLANKQDMKNSMSAAEISQSLTLGSLNARSWHVQACCALTGEGLPASLDWMRSRVVAN, encoded by the exons ATGGGGCTTCTGTTCGCCAAACTGATGACTGTGTTCGGAGACAGAG aACACAAAGTAATTATTGTCGGTTTGGACAATGCCGGAAAGACCACCATCCTCTACCAGTT TTTAACTAAAGAAGCCGTGCAGACTTCTCCCACAATTGGCAGCAACGTGGAGGAAATTGCTGTGAAGAAAACGCGCTTCCTCGTCTGGGACATCGGTGGTCAGGAGAGTCTCCGAGCGACCTGGAACTCGTATTACTGTAACACAGAG ATTGTCATCCTGGTGGTTGACAGCACTGATCGAGAACGCCTGACTGTAACTAAAGAGGAGCTTCATCGCATGCTTGCACACGAG GATCTGCAGAACGCATCCGTGCTGGTTTTGGCGAATAAGCAGGACATGAAGAACAGCATGTCTGCTGCAGAGATCTCTCAGAGTCTGACTCTTGGCTCGCTCAACGCTCGCTCCTGGCATGTCCAGGCCTGCTGCGCACTCACTGGAGAAGG CTTACCAGCCAGTCTAGATTGGATGCGCTCCCGTGTTGTGGCGAATTAG